Proteins co-encoded in one Vigna radiata var. radiata cultivar VC1973A unplaced genomic scaffold, Vradiata_ver6 scaffold_265, whole genome shotgun sequence genomic window:
- the LOC106755157 gene encoding AP2-like ethylene-responsive transcription factor AIL6 — MAGATNWLTFSLTPMEMLRSPDSSSHCMLDNFYATNEWTNSKGLMDSESENQPLLVPKAEDFFENQTETQQDDSSLTQIYDHGSASVYFGDQQDLNAIPGFQAFSGTNSSSELDDSVSDKTTRVAPADLGAHSGESSKGALSLCDAAAHDKAIIAVEFATPKKVSHTIGQRTSIYRGVTRHRWTGRYEAHLWDNSCRREGQARKGRQVYLGGYDKEEKAARAYDLAAIKYWGPTATTNFPISNYTKELEEMKHTGKQEFIASLRRKSSGFSRGASAYRGVTRHHQQGRWQARIGRVAGNKDLYLGTFATEEEAAEAYDIAAIKFRGASAVTNFEMSRYDVENILNSSLPVGGVAKRLKLSSPESEKKVSVTDEQPEGTNESSTINFSAIQPVASIPYDSANAYPQNLFHQFHHSNSGSSSVQKSDAIVTNATALTILPPPPAVPGFFLWPPQSF, encoded by the exons ATGGCCGGTGCCACAAATTGGCTTACGTTTTCGTTGACTCCCATGGAAATGCTCAGATCCCCGGACTCTTCCTCTCACTGCATGCTCGATAACTTTTATGCTACCAATG AGTGGACAAATTCCAAGGGATTAATGGATTCCGAGAGTGAAAACCAGCCACTACTGGTGCCGAAAGCGGAAGATTTTTTTGAGAACCAAACTGAGACGCAACAAGACGATTCTTCGCTGACCCAAATTTACGACCATGGCTCTGCCTCTGTTTACTTCGGCGACCAGCAAGATCTGAACGCGATTCCAGGGTTTCAAGCATTCTCGGGTACCAACTCGAGCTCTGAGTTGGATGACTCGGTCTCAGACAAGACCACTCGGGTTGCACCAGCTGATTTAGGTGCCCACTCAGGAGAGTCAAGCAAAGGAGCTTTGTCTTTATGTGATGCTGCTGCACATGACAAAGCCATCATTGCGGTGGAGTTTGCTACACCTAAGAAGGTTTCTCATACTATTGGCCAGAGAACTTCAATATACAGAGGGGTCACAAG ACACCGATGGACGGGTAGATATGAAGCGCATCTATGGGATAACAGCTGTAGACGAGAGGGTCAGGCCAGGAAGGGGCGTCAAG TGTACTTGG GTGGATATGACAAGGAAGAAAAGGCTGCTAGAGCGTATGATTTAGCAGCTATCAAGTACTGGGGACCAACAGCAACCACCAACTTTCCT ATTTCCAATTATACAAAGGAATTGGAGGAGATGAAACATACAGGAAAGCAAGAATTCATTGCATCACTGCGAAG GAAAAGTAGTGGGTTTTCAAGGGGAGCTTCCGCATACAGGGGTGTTACGAG GCATCATCAACAGGGTAGATGGCAAGCAAGAATCGGCCGAGTTGCTGGAAACAAGGATCTATATCTGGGAACATTTG CGACTGAAGAGGAAGCAGCTGAGGCATATGATATTGCAGCCATAAAGTTCAGAGGTGCAAGCGCCGTAACAAATTTTGAGATGAGCAGATATGATGTGGAGAATATATTGAATAGCTCTCTTCCAGTTGGTGGGGTGGCAAAACGATTGAAGCTTTCCTCCCCAGAGTCGGAGAAGAAAGTTAGTGTTACTGATGAACAACCTGAGGGCACAAACGAGAGTAGCACTATCAATTTCTCTGCCATTCAGCCAGTTGCATCTATACCTTATGATTCTGCAAACGCGTACCCACAAAACCTTTTCCACCAGTTTCATCATTCCAACAGTGGAAGTAGCTCAGTACAAAAGTCTGATGCAATTGTGACCAATGCAACTGCACTGACTATCCTTCCACCACCACCTGCTGTTCCTGGGTTCTTTTTATGGCCTCCTCAATCCTTTTAA